Proteins from a single region of Leucoraja erinacea ecotype New England chromosome 25, Leri_hhj_1, whole genome shotgun sequence:
- the mn1b gene encoding transcriptional activator MN1 isoform X1: MFGLNQFSRSSGQGAERNFGQAALGMSTHYKGPGFPGGGGAGGGGGGGSSMGEQGISGLNEPPMLSMGMSPGLGGDQYPFHPRGHSELHQPPPPPPPPPQPQSQAPAPAAHVYYPNGHQHHHPHAHPHHQYSGAFCGSEPSPSCLHGGRLLAAPGYASNPLSGQTPGFGESYDAMGENAGGGGGEAFGQQQQQQQQQPPSQQQQQQQQQHQQAPAGPGRAGTLTDYHQHHTPASSHTPCLPLDQSPNRAASFHALPSSAPSEAPGLEQRRLHTQPPVDSMDYNYQGDPHFDMPVFSPSEAGAQLPHYGSGRQVPGGSSFPGSPAVPRTTGMVNMGKVHPPQQQGIFYERFGGGNARKMPVGLEAGAGGVRNSLLQQQQQAGLLGRQNSCPPAIPRQEAGAATPSGSQDSGEMMQPQHAPFEYPIQRLENRNLHPYSEPMFNVQQQPNQRLQHFDAPYLNVAKRARFDFANSHGVDNCTNWSGNGLHNPALDSHLSPTATYPGLPAEFSPPGPEGFQPGPPLQHPGSEQQHRHNMLMMFKQMVSRNQRHRMRQPDLQPMGHHGDAGPSGLVHGGQVGGMVQGSFERDGVGGGSGGGGGGGGGRMPGFDAQNPAMAQESSWFPGPHPPADLLPRRMGGGGGERSPHESVQMNLQQNGSNLLFRTAGNGLALQEPMRMPSEGHVQGLHSPGIHAQFGGPMGGLPQMQSPGPSIGLPNASGDRRAAAADFPGPQMGGQAGFPFAGPSRPPNNPPGVPPSPGGYPGQPDFQAGQRPSMSKIGSLSLGSFSKPGAKDNTMYGQSCLAALSTACQNMIASLGAPNLNVTFNKKNQGSDGKRKLSQTEQEGVGPASGGGAAAGAGAGAGGGGTSSGGAGNGPEYFQSNAPQNNQMGGGGKLAAQTQGPAAQPECNLSPNYGMEAAPVEAKGQTGRGRGRRKRDSGHVSPGNFFDKYSAENVNPVVSPGPQCQPTLAGERGGGTPQDKGLTSPSWAKGSDLLLPDQPDLMSSLDSGIQSVAKSDGSSPHVDFPDEVGPNYGNEDEVSSSSDNNLSKPGQLMTSSPKLPRVEQHGLKPMGHSMLTTNTTSNPGPGADSFGHPGTPGIEQVRTPTSTSSSQDEIHPLEILQAQIQLQRQQFSISEDQPLAMKNKKGECPAQNGDTELAACGTDNGKAAISTIDIESLMAEHNSTWYMPSDKAMMDPQEDDKQMAPWDKVKNSTTNKEGLDTSQNKALMGPVGSHPQHLSVHSTDLIDSKPQSPVQSWMTSHSDITYRAGAFAAALTCI, translated from the coding sequence ATGTTCGGGCTGAATCAGTTCAGCAGAAGCAGTGGCCAAGGAGCGGAACGTAACTTTGGTCAGGCGGCCTTGGGTATGTCGACGCATTATAAGGGGCCGGGGTTCCCCGGCGGCGGCGGCGCAggtggtggtggcggcggcggctCATCAATGGGAGAGCAGGGGATCAGCGGTCTCAACGAGCCCCCGATGCTATCCATGGGCATGAGCCCGGGGCTTGGCGGCGACCAGTACCCCTTCCACCCGCGGGGCCATTCGGAGCTGCaccagccgccgccgccgccgccccctCCGCCACAGCCCCAGAGCCAAGCACCAGCCCCGGCGGCCCACGTTTACTACCCGAACGGGCACCAACACCATCACCCTCACGCCCACCCTCACCACCAGTACAGCGGCGCCTTCTGCGGCTCGGAGCccagcccttcgtgcctgcatgGGGGGCGGCTGCTGGCGGCTCCCGGCTACGCCAGCAACCCCCTGAGCGGCCAGACGCCCGGCTTCGGGGAGAGCTACGACGCGATGGGAGAGAACGCGGGCGGAGGGGGCGGCGAAGCTTTCggacagcaacagcagcaacagcaacagcagccgCCGtctcagcaacagcagcagcagcaacagcaacatcaACAAGCGCCGGCCGGCCCCGGCAGAGCGGGCACCCTGACGGACTACCATCAGCACCATACCCCGGCTTCCAGCCACACGCCGTGCCTCCCTCTAGACCAGTCTCCCAACCGAGCCGCCTCCTTCCACGCTCTGCCCTCGTCCGCCCCCTCCGAGGCTCCAGGGCTGGAGCAGCGGCGCCTGCACACCCAGCCACCAGTCGACTCGATGGACTACAACTACCAGGGCGACCCTCACTTCGACATGCCCGTCTTCTCCCCTTCCGAGGCGGGCGCCCAGCTTCCCCACTACGGCTCTGGCCGCCAGGTGCCCGGCGGCAGCAGCTTCCCCGGCAGCCCGGCCGTGCCCAGGACCACGGGCATGGTGAACATGGGCAAGGTGCATCCTCCGCAGCAGCAGGGCATCTTCTACGAGAGGTTTGGCGGGGGCAACGCGCGCAAGATGCCGGTGGGCTTGGAGGCCGGGGCCGGCGGGGTGAGGAACTCGCtgctgcagcagcagcaacaggccGGCTTGCTGGGCCGACAGAACTCATGCCCTCCCGCCATCCCGAGGCAAGAGGCCGGAGCCGCCACCCCCAGCGGGTCCCAGGATAGCGGGGAGATGATGCAGCCACAACACGCTCCCTTCGAGTACCCCATCCAGCGGCTGGAGAACAGGAACCTGCACCCGTACAGCGAGCCCATGTTCAATGTCCAACAGCAACCCAACCAGCGGCTCCAACACTTTGACGCTCCGTATCTCAATGTGGCCAAACGGGCCAGGTTTGACTTCGCCAACAGCCACGGCGTGGACAACTGCACCAATTGGAGCGGCAACGGCCTCCACAACCCAGCCCTGGACAGCCATCTCTCGCCCACCGCCACCTACCCgggcctgcccgctgagttctccCCGCCCGGCCCCGAGGGTTTCCAGCCCGGGCCCCCTCTCCAGCACCCGGGCAGCGAGCAGCAGCATCGCCACAACATGCTGATGATGTTCAAGCAGATGGTGTCGCGCAACCAGCGCCACCGCATGCGGCAGCCCGACCTCCAGCCCATGGGCCACCACGGGGACGCCGGGCCGAGCGGCCTGGTGCACGGCGGGCAGGTAGGCGGCATGGTCCAGGGCAGCTTCGAGCGGGACGGagtcggcggcggcagcggaggaggaggaggaggaggaggcggcagGATGCCCGGGTTCGACGCTCAAAACCCGGCCATGGCCCAAGAGAGTTCGTGGTTCCCAGGCCCGCACCCTCCGGCGGACCTGCTACCGAGGAGGatgggcggcggcggcggcgagcgGAGCCCCCACGAGTCGGTCCAGATGAACCTCCAACAGAATGGGTCGAACCTGCTGTTCAGGACGGCGGGCAACGGCCTGGCTTTGCAAGAACCCATGAGGATGCCGAGCGAGGGACACGTCCAGGGCTTGCACTCGCCGGGCATTCACGCCCAGTTCGGGGGCCCGATGGGCGGCCTGCCGCAGATGCAATCTCCGGGGCCCAGCATCGGTCTCCCCAACGCCTCGGGCGACAGGAGAGCGGCCGCCGCCGACTTCCCCGGCCCTCAGATGGGCGGGCAGGCGGGATTCCCCTTCGCTGGGCCGAGCCGGCCACCCAATAATCCCCCAGGGGTGCCCCCGTCTCCCGGCGGCTACCCGGGCCAGCCCGACTTCCAGGCCGGCCAGCGGCCGTCCATGAGTAAGATCGGCTCGCTGTCGCTGGGCTCCTTCAGCAAGCCCGGGGCCAAGGACAACACGATGTACGGCCAGAGCTGCCTGGCCGCTCTCTCCACCGCCTGCCAGAACATGATCGCCAGTCTGGGCGCCCCCAATCTCAATGTCACCTTCAACAAGAAGAACCAGGGGAGCGACGGCAAGCGCAAGCTGAGCCAGACGGAGCAAGAGGGAGTGGGGCCGGCCAGCGGCGGCGGGGCAGCGGCCGGGGCCGGAGCCGGGGCCGGAGGTGGTGGCACTTCGTCCGGCGGCGCTGGCAATGGGCCCGAATACTTCCAGAGCAACGCTCCACAAAACAACCAGATGGGAGGCGGTGGGAAGCTGGCGGCCCAGACCCAGGGCCCAGCGGCGCAACCCGAGTGTAATCTCTCCCCAAACTACGGGATGGAGGCCGCCCCGGTCGAGGCCAAGGGGcagacggggagagggaggggcaggaggAAAAGAGACAGCGGCCACGTCAGTCCGGGCAACTTCTTCGACAAATATTCGGCCGAGAACGTGAACCCGGTGGTGAGTCCCGGTCCCCAGTGTCAGCCCACGTTGGCCGGGGAGCGAGGTGGCGGCACGCCGCAGGACAAGGGCCTCACCTCCCCATCCTGGGCCAAAGGCAGTGACCTCCTGCTCCCAGACCAACCCGACCTCATGTCCTCGCTCGACAGCGGCATCCAGAGCGTGGCCAAGTCAGACGGCAGCTCCCCCCATGTCGACTTCCCCGACGAGGTGGGCCCCAACTACGGCAACGAGGACGAGGTGTCTTCCAGCTCCGACAACAACCTCTCCAAGCCCGGCCAACTCATGACCAGCTCGCCCAAGCTGCCTCGGGTGGAGCAGCACGGCCTGAAGCCGATGGGACACTCCATGCTCACCACCAACACTACCTCCAACCCCGGGCCTGGCGCCGACAGCTTCGGCCACCCGGGAACTCCGGGCATCGAGCAGGTTCGGACCCCGACCAGCACCTCCTCGTCGCAGGACGAGATCCACCCTCTGGAGATCCTGCAAGCACAGATCCAACTCCAGCGACAGCAGTTCAGCATCTCGGAGGATCAGCCCCTCGCCATGAAGAACAAGAAAGGCGAGTGCCCCGCTCAGAACGGGGACACGGAGTTGGCCGCTTGCGGCACAGACAATGGCAAAGCCGCCATCAGCACCATAGACATTGAGTCACTGATGGCGGAGCATAACTCTACCTGGTATATGCCCAGCGACAAGGCCATGATGGACCCGCAGGAAGACGACAAGCAAATGGCACCGTGGGACAAGGTCAAAAATTCAACCACCAACAAAGAAG
- the mn1b gene encoding transcriptional activator MN1 isoform X2: MFGLNQFSRSSGQGAERNFGQAALGMSTHYKGPGFPGGGGAGGGGGGGSSMGEQGISGLNEPPMLSMGMSPGLGGDQYPFHPRGHSELHQPPPPPPPPPQPQSQAPAPAAHVYYPNGHQHHHPHAHPHHQYSGAFCGSEPSPSCLHGGRLLAAPGYASNPLSGQTPGFGESYDAMGENAGGGGGEAFGQQQQQQQQQPPSQQQQQQQQQHQQAPAGPGRAGTLTDYHQHHTPASSHTPCLPLDQSPNRAASFHALPSSAPSEAPGLEQRRLHTQPPVDSMDYNYQGDPHFDMPVFSPSEAGAQLPHYGSGRQVPGGSSFPGSPAVPRTTGMVNMGKVHPPQQQGIFYERFGGGNARKMPVGLEAGAGGVRNSLLQQQQQAGLLGRQNSCPPAIPRQEAGAATPSGSQDSGEMMQPQHAPFEYPIQRLENRNLHPYSEPMFNVQQQPNQRLQHFDAPYLNVAKRARFDFANSHGVDNCTNWSGNGLHNPALDSHLSPTATYPGLPAEFSPPGPEGFQPGPPLQHPGSEQQHRHNMLMMFKQMVSRNQRHRMRQPDLQPMGHHGDAGPSGLVHGGQVGGMVQGSFERDGVGGGSGGGGGGGGGRMPGFDAQNPAMAQESSWFPGPHPPADLLPRRMGGGGGERSPHESVQMNLQQNGSNLLFRTAGNGLALQEPMRMPSEGHVQGLHSPGIHAQFGGPMGGLPQMQSPGPSIGLPNASGDRRAAAADFPGPQMGGQAGFPFAGPSRPPNNPPGVPPSPGGYPGQPDFQAGQRPSMSKIGSLSLGSFSKPGAKDNTMYGQSCLAALSTACQNMIASLGAPNLNVTFNKKNQGSDGKRKLSQTEQEGVGPASGGGAAAGAGAGAGGGGTSSGGAGNGPEYFQSNAPQNNQMGGGGKLAAQTQGPAAQPECNLSPNYGMEAAPVEAKGQTGRGRGRRKRDSGHVSPGNFFDKYSAENVNPVVSPGPQCQPTLAGERGGGTPQDKGLTSPSWAKGSDLLLPDQPDLMSSLDSGIQSVAKSDGSSPHVDFPDEVGPNYGNEDEVSSSSDNNLSKPGQLMTSSPKLPRVEQHGLKPMGHSMLTTNTTSNPGPGADSFGHPGTPGIEQVRTPTSTSSSQDEIHPLEILQAQIQLQRQQFSISEDQPLAMKNKKGECPAQNGDTELAACGTDNGKAAISTIDIESLMAEHNSTWYMPSDKAMMDPQEDDKQMAPWDKVKNSTTNKEAHEPSQNKAPSVSADSHLQCLSVHCTDDLTDSKGRSPMQTWRSLHSDISNRFGTFVAALT; the protein is encoded by the coding sequence ATGTTCGGGCTGAATCAGTTCAGCAGAAGCAGTGGCCAAGGAGCGGAACGTAACTTTGGTCAGGCGGCCTTGGGTATGTCGACGCATTATAAGGGGCCGGGGTTCCCCGGCGGCGGCGGCGCAggtggtggtggcggcggcggctCATCAATGGGAGAGCAGGGGATCAGCGGTCTCAACGAGCCCCCGATGCTATCCATGGGCATGAGCCCGGGGCTTGGCGGCGACCAGTACCCCTTCCACCCGCGGGGCCATTCGGAGCTGCaccagccgccgccgccgccgccccctCCGCCACAGCCCCAGAGCCAAGCACCAGCCCCGGCGGCCCACGTTTACTACCCGAACGGGCACCAACACCATCACCCTCACGCCCACCCTCACCACCAGTACAGCGGCGCCTTCTGCGGCTCGGAGCccagcccttcgtgcctgcatgGGGGGCGGCTGCTGGCGGCTCCCGGCTACGCCAGCAACCCCCTGAGCGGCCAGACGCCCGGCTTCGGGGAGAGCTACGACGCGATGGGAGAGAACGCGGGCGGAGGGGGCGGCGAAGCTTTCggacagcaacagcagcaacagcaacagcagccgCCGtctcagcaacagcagcagcagcaacagcaacatcaACAAGCGCCGGCCGGCCCCGGCAGAGCGGGCACCCTGACGGACTACCATCAGCACCATACCCCGGCTTCCAGCCACACGCCGTGCCTCCCTCTAGACCAGTCTCCCAACCGAGCCGCCTCCTTCCACGCTCTGCCCTCGTCCGCCCCCTCCGAGGCTCCAGGGCTGGAGCAGCGGCGCCTGCACACCCAGCCACCAGTCGACTCGATGGACTACAACTACCAGGGCGACCCTCACTTCGACATGCCCGTCTTCTCCCCTTCCGAGGCGGGCGCCCAGCTTCCCCACTACGGCTCTGGCCGCCAGGTGCCCGGCGGCAGCAGCTTCCCCGGCAGCCCGGCCGTGCCCAGGACCACGGGCATGGTGAACATGGGCAAGGTGCATCCTCCGCAGCAGCAGGGCATCTTCTACGAGAGGTTTGGCGGGGGCAACGCGCGCAAGATGCCGGTGGGCTTGGAGGCCGGGGCCGGCGGGGTGAGGAACTCGCtgctgcagcagcagcaacaggccGGCTTGCTGGGCCGACAGAACTCATGCCCTCCCGCCATCCCGAGGCAAGAGGCCGGAGCCGCCACCCCCAGCGGGTCCCAGGATAGCGGGGAGATGATGCAGCCACAACACGCTCCCTTCGAGTACCCCATCCAGCGGCTGGAGAACAGGAACCTGCACCCGTACAGCGAGCCCATGTTCAATGTCCAACAGCAACCCAACCAGCGGCTCCAACACTTTGACGCTCCGTATCTCAATGTGGCCAAACGGGCCAGGTTTGACTTCGCCAACAGCCACGGCGTGGACAACTGCACCAATTGGAGCGGCAACGGCCTCCACAACCCAGCCCTGGACAGCCATCTCTCGCCCACCGCCACCTACCCgggcctgcccgctgagttctccCCGCCCGGCCCCGAGGGTTTCCAGCCCGGGCCCCCTCTCCAGCACCCGGGCAGCGAGCAGCAGCATCGCCACAACATGCTGATGATGTTCAAGCAGATGGTGTCGCGCAACCAGCGCCACCGCATGCGGCAGCCCGACCTCCAGCCCATGGGCCACCACGGGGACGCCGGGCCGAGCGGCCTGGTGCACGGCGGGCAGGTAGGCGGCATGGTCCAGGGCAGCTTCGAGCGGGACGGagtcggcggcggcagcggaggaggaggaggaggaggaggcggcagGATGCCCGGGTTCGACGCTCAAAACCCGGCCATGGCCCAAGAGAGTTCGTGGTTCCCAGGCCCGCACCCTCCGGCGGACCTGCTACCGAGGAGGatgggcggcggcggcggcgagcgGAGCCCCCACGAGTCGGTCCAGATGAACCTCCAACAGAATGGGTCGAACCTGCTGTTCAGGACGGCGGGCAACGGCCTGGCTTTGCAAGAACCCATGAGGATGCCGAGCGAGGGACACGTCCAGGGCTTGCACTCGCCGGGCATTCACGCCCAGTTCGGGGGCCCGATGGGCGGCCTGCCGCAGATGCAATCTCCGGGGCCCAGCATCGGTCTCCCCAACGCCTCGGGCGACAGGAGAGCGGCCGCCGCCGACTTCCCCGGCCCTCAGATGGGCGGGCAGGCGGGATTCCCCTTCGCTGGGCCGAGCCGGCCACCCAATAATCCCCCAGGGGTGCCCCCGTCTCCCGGCGGCTACCCGGGCCAGCCCGACTTCCAGGCCGGCCAGCGGCCGTCCATGAGTAAGATCGGCTCGCTGTCGCTGGGCTCCTTCAGCAAGCCCGGGGCCAAGGACAACACGATGTACGGCCAGAGCTGCCTGGCCGCTCTCTCCACCGCCTGCCAGAACATGATCGCCAGTCTGGGCGCCCCCAATCTCAATGTCACCTTCAACAAGAAGAACCAGGGGAGCGACGGCAAGCGCAAGCTGAGCCAGACGGAGCAAGAGGGAGTGGGGCCGGCCAGCGGCGGCGGGGCAGCGGCCGGGGCCGGAGCCGGGGCCGGAGGTGGTGGCACTTCGTCCGGCGGCGCTGGCAATGGGCCCGAATACTTCCAGAGCAACGCTCCACAAAACAACCAGATGGGAGGCGGTGGGAAGCTGGCGGCCCAGACCCAGGGCCCAGCGGCGCAACCCGAGTGTAATCTCTCCCCAAACTACGGGATGGAGGCCGCCCCGGTCGAGGCCAAGGGGcagacggggagagggaggggcaggaggAAAAGAGACAGCGGCCACGTCAGTCCGGGCAACTTCTTCGACAAATATTCGGCCGAGAACGTGAACCCGGTGGTGAGTCCCGGTCCCCAGTGTCAGCCCACGTTGGCCGGGGAGCGAGGTGGCGGCACGCCGCAGGACAAGGGCCTCACCTCCCCATCCTGGGCCAAAGGCAGTGACCTCCTGCTCCCAGACCAACCCGACCTCATGTCCTCGCTCGACAGCGGCATCCAGAGCGTGGCCAAGTCAGACGGCAGCTCCCCCCATGTCGACTTCCCCGACGAGGTGGGCCCCAACTACGGCAACGAGGACGAGGTGTCTTCCAGCTCCGACAACAACCTCTCCAAGCCCGGCCAACTCATGACCAGCTCGCCCAAGCTGCCTCGGGTGGAGCAGCACGGCCTGAAGCCGATGGGACACTCCATGCTCACCACCAACACTACCTCCAACCCCGGGCCTGGCGCCGACAGCTTCGGCCACCCGGGAACTCCGGGCATCGAGCAGGTTCGGACCCCGACCAGCACCTCCTCGTCGCAGGACGAGATCCACCCTCTGGAGATCCTGCAAGCACAGATCCAACTCCAGCGACAGCAGTTCAGCATCTCGGAGGATCAGCCCCTCGCCATGAAGAACAAGAAAGGCGAGTGCCCCGCTCAGAACGGGGACACGGAGTTGGCCGCTTGCGGCACAGACAATGGCAAAGCCGCCATCAGCACCATAGACATTGAGTCACTGATGGCGGAGCATAACTCTACCTGGTATATGCCCAGCGACAAGGCCATGATGGACCCGCAGGAAGACGACAAGCAAATGGCACCGTGGGACAAGGTCAAAAATTCAACCACCAACAAAGAAG